The genomic segment CTTGTCGTTCGGTCATCGCTGGAAGCCCCTGCTGCGAACGGCCTGGATGGTTGGTGTCAGTGGCGTGTTGCTCGTATCCCTTGTTCCCGGCGCGGGTTTGCGAGCGGTCGCGACACTTGTTTGGAAGCGGAACAATCTCAACTATAACGCCCCCGCGTTTGCCGACCACCTGATCCGTTCACTTCCCCGCGACGCCGCTTACGCCGTCGACACCGAGTTTGTATTCGATTTCATCGCTCATGAACGACAGGCGGTCTGGGCCCTGATGAATCCTACGATGTTTCTGGTCGATCAGTATCCCTTCGACTATCTGATCGTCAGCCGGTTCGCTCTGGACTCTGGTCTCGTCAAGGGCTTGCCGGTAGTCCTAGAACGCACGTTCGGGGACCGCGACGATTTGTTTGCCTGCTACTGTGAGGTCTATCGTCGCGTTGGGGTCGAGCCGGCGCCGAATGACAACGAGCAATAAGGCGGCTCGAACATTATTTCATCAGCAAGGCCGTCAGCGACAGGAAGGTGCCGCACCAGAGCAGCACGGCGGTAATGCCCGCCAGGGCGCCGAAGAATTGAAGCCGGCGTGATCGTGTCAGGCCATGAAGAGCGGCGAACATGCCGAGCGCGCTGAATCCCATCGTCGCGAACGAAAGCCCCGCCCCCAGCGCAAACACGCGGTTCTGAACGACGGCCTGTCTCCAGTCTTCGTAAAGCTCGGTTCGCACGATGGGCGAGATCTCGACCTGCCACCAGAGTCGATTCATCGGAGATGAAAACGTGCCGAAATCTTGTTCCACCCCTTCGAGATAACGATCTTTGACGGCGACCTCCACGATACGTGATTCGCTCAGGCAACGCAGTGCCTTTGGGTCGAGCCAACTGTGGTGGCGTTGATCGAAGTCCGCACGAAGCATCTGAGTGACCTTCACCCGAAGTTCGTTGTCGGCTTCTAAGGGCGTGCTCCACAATCGGCTCGAAAGGACGACCCGTTTCATCTCGGGCGTCGTTTCTTCGGACTGCTGCGTCCATGCGGGACGATTCGCCGTCGAGTTGGAAACCGGCATCGCGGTAACGTTGAGAGCCGTTGTCGTGATGTTGGCTCGTTCTGCGGGCGGGCGCAAGATGTCATATCCCTGATCGAAGATCGAAAGTGACTGCCAATTCCAATTCGCGTTCTGGTTGAGCAACACAAACAGGAGTATGACTCCGGTGGGAGCGATGGCAAATCGGCCGATCGTGCGGACGGCGTCGCGGAGATACGGAAGAGCAAGATCGCTCACGTTCACGGTCGCGACAGAGGGCTTGTACCCGACAATCCGCAAGATGACCGCCACGACGACAATCCAAAATGTCAGGATGACAATGGCCAGCGGCACCATGAAGAGAAGTTCGGGAATTCCAATTCCAGGCAATGTCATGAGAGTCTCCAGTCCGGCGATGTCACGATTCATCGCATGCTTCCTGGACGCGACCGCTTTTCAAATGGCCGATAGTCCGTCGCGAGTTGGACTGTGGTCGAGATCGCGCCCGCCCAAAGAATCGCGTACCACTGCGGGAACGAGATGATCACCGATGCCAAAAACGCGGTGAGCGCTGCGGCGAAAACGGGATAGATTTGAATGCGATGTCGCCGATGGAAATCCATTTCGCGCGACCAGCGTCGAAGTCCAAACAGGATGGCGAAAAAGAGGGCATATCCGAGCCACGTCGATTCGGTCCCTGCGACGGTCAGCGGTTGCGATCCTACCGACTTCACCAACGATTTGGAAATGAACGCGGTTTCCGGCGTGCTGATGAGCAGAAAGCGATCGACGAAGAACGCAAACGTTCCACACATCAATCCCGCAATCACTCGCACTCGCCATCGCGCGCGCTTCTTCCATCCCCAGCGATCTGCGACAGACTGTGAAATCAGTAACAGCCAGGAACAGACGATTGTTGTTGCGACGAAGTGCGCGACGTGCTCTTTGGTGGGGGTGGGAGACGACGTTTTGATGATTTCCAGCATCAGACAGGCCGTTAATGAAACGGCGGTCGCAATCAATGCGGCCGCTCCGCACCGCCGTGCAACATCAGAAATCTCGATGGCGGAATGGCCCGTCGTCGTTCCTGATCGGTTCAGCGGAGGTGGCGTTTTCAACGCATTGCGGGCAAGCGGCGGCGCAAACGACGGACGGCCATTGTTGATGGGATGGGATGGGCGTATCGCACGCCGAACAACAAGGGCGGACACTGTGATCAACGCCAGCATCATGGCAATGCTGGATACGCTCTGTTGCCTGAGTGCAGATTTCAACATGTCAGAGTTGATGACGGCGATTCTCAATGAAAACAGCAAAGCCAGCGCGGCCAGGATGAGGATGATCGGCGGCCTGCGGTACCATTCTGACGAAGCAGGTAGGGCGTGATTCTGTTGGTCCAATGCAGGAATAGTCCTGCTCGAACTGTTCGTGGCTGCTGCATTGACGGTGGGGTCGACTGAAGTGCGCGCTGCGATCGAAGGAACGAACGAGGATGCGGGGATCTCAAGCGGATCGGGCGATCCCTGTGCGTTGGCAAAGTCCCGTTCCAACGCGCGAACCGTCGATGTCCGCTTGCCGGGATCTTTCTCCAAGGCTCGGGCCAACACGGGCCGCAAGGATTTGGGAATCGGGGTCAGATCAGGCTGGACGGTCAAATGCTTCATGAGGATTTCGGCGGTCGTCTCACCCTGAAATGGGAGCTTGCCGGTGATCAGTTCATATAACATGACACCCAGCGAATAGACATCCACACCAGGGCCGTACTGACCATTGGCCACTTCGGGCGCCATGTAGTAGACCGTGCCGACGCTTTGCGTCTGCAATCGTTGTCGATCGCTGTCGATTCGCTTCGAAAGGCCCACGTCGCCAATCTTGACGATGCCGTTTTCGCGATAGACGTTGGCTGGCTTGAGGTCGCGATGCACGATTCCCCGCTCGTGCAAATAGGCCACTCCGGCGACAAGACCCTTCAGCCAGTCTCGCACTTCGTCTGGCGGCAAACCGTTGGGAAACGAAACGAGCACATCTTCAAGGCTCGATCCCGACACGTACTCCATCACGATCCAGCGATCGCCCAGGCTGTCTGTCTTCAGGTCGTAAAGCGAGACGAGATTGGGATGCTTGAGGTTCAAGCACTGGGTGACGCCCCGAATTTCGACGTCGCGTTCCTCATGATGCAGCAGTTTCAGCGCGACTTCTTTCCCGGCGTCACTGTGCGCAAAGTAAACTTCACCGAAGCCACCACGGTGAATGCCGCGTTGGATCGTGTAACCCGCGAGGGGCCTGGCTCCGGTGTGGTAGGTGAATCGCATGCGATCAGCCAGAAAAGTCAGAGTGTGATGCGATTGAAAACGCACGAGCCCATCCAGGGGCTGGTGTCGCTACCAATTTCAGGTCGAAGGCGGTCTCCGTCAACATTTCTTCAACCGTTGGAAGAGATCCTCGCCGTGGCATTCCATCGATCATCAGTGTAACGCAAGAACCCGCTTGCCAGATCATTGTGGGAAAAGCTCGATCCCGTTCTTTTCTCTTTTTCCCGTCTTCCCCTCATCCTTCCCTCGTTTCCCTCGTTACCAAGCTCCGCTTGGTAACGCCTACTGCGCTCGCGTCAGGTGGTCTCGTCGGGTCATCTTTTGAGTCCGGCAGGGCCGGCCATTCGAAACCGAAGCGGATTCAATTCAGATGATTGATCGGCCCCTTATGGCAACGCTGTTCCGCATTGTGGGTTGAGTTTCAAGTTCCAATCAAGGCGAGACACAAGTTCGTAAGTATCTCGTGGCCGATGTCTTTTCCTTAGGCCCAATCGGGCCGGCCAGCCTCCTCGCCAAGGTCGAAGGCGTCCTCGCCGGAGGCCCTGGAATTCCCACATCAAATTGTAAAAGGTCTGAAGGACCGCTCCGTCTCATTTCTGTTGCGAACCAATGCCTCGAAATCGACAGGTGATCCATCGGGAATCGAAAGAGACTGTCCGGTCCTTCATGCCTCAGAATCGTCTCGCTATGATCTCGTTCAGGGCCTACGTCGAAGACGCCTCCGACCCTGGCTAGCAGGCCGACCCAGCCCGTCGGGGTCCTTCGGTCTCCTCTGGGCTGGTGGAATGGTTGGGCCATCCGCCCCGCACGAACTGCCACGGTTGGTCCAAAATCCCTCGTTACCTCGTTACCAAGCTCCGCTTGGTAACGTCTCCTGCGCTCACGTTTTCAGTCGATCAGAACTGTGGCCTGTGACCTTCGCACACGCTTCCGATGAGGGGGAAGCGTGACCAAGCGGGAGCTTGGTCACGAGGTCACGAATGAGTCCATTCCGATGTGCCGATCTCCCTCTTCGGACCGTGAACGGGTCACCTCAACTTACTTCACGACGACCGCCGCTTCCGGAGCCTTTTCGGAGTTGAAGTAGGCATCGATTTGCTGGTCGAGATCGTTAGGGGGTGTCGGCGCGACATTGTCCACGGGAATCAATCCCACGAACTTGCCTTCGACGTCGAGCATCTTTTGTTTGACGTCCAGTTGTCGATTGAGCTCGGAAATCAGTTTGCGGGCGTGGCTGAGATTCGAATCGTCAATCGCCAGCCGACTGACCGTTTCGGCGGCTTGAACCGTGTGGATCCGGGCCGCGAGTTGTTCGAGTTTGACCTCGAGTTCTTTTTTGGCCTGCATCATGCTGTCCAGCTTTTCACGATTGGCGGCGAGCGTCTGTTCGCGGGCCGTCAGAATCTTGCGATCAGCCGCCAGAACTTCTTCGGCCACTTTGAATCGCTCGAAACGCGAGGCGAGATCGCGCTTCACATCCGCAGCACTGTACGACGTGCGGGCGTAGACAAACCCGGTCCGCCCACTGCCCAGGTCCGTGCGCAGCGTCAAGATCGCCTCCTTCTGCTTGCTGACATCGCCTTCTTTTTGAGTCAGTGCCAGTCGCAATTGCTCGATGTCGACCTGTTGTTCGGCGACCACATGCATGCACTGCCGAATGTCTGGGACCAGTTGATCGACCAGGGTTCGCGCACGTTCCATTTCGAATTGGATGGGGACTTCCGCTTTCACGGCATTTCGTACGTTTTGACAACCGGCACGAAGGTAACTGACGGCCTCGCGCCCAAAGACAAATGTACTCAGCAATCCCGCCACAGCCAGCCCGAATAATCCGCGTTTCAACATTCTGAATCCCCCCTCACACCTGCAAGTGAAACTTCATCCGATCCGGCGAACGAATCGCGCGGTGTTCACCAGTCATTCGCAGCTCGCCGCGAAATCTTGGAAGAAATTTCAAAGAAATCGAGATTTCCCGAAGAATCCTGAACCGGCTGAAACGTGAGCTGGTATTTCGCAGGTAGGACAGATCAGCACCTTACTCGAAATCGGGACGATGCTTAAGAATCGCCGGTCCTGGACAATGGCGTCGTAACTTGAACAGTCGCATGCCTGTGCGTTTGTTCTCGTCTCCGCGGCAACTCGTTCGTGCCGATGGCGAAGGTGCGTTGGAATTTGGTTCTGGTCTGCATCAGTGGCGGGATCTGTGTTGTCATTCCACAAGTTGAAACGGGAATGGTGTCGCGGAGGTAAATGATGTCACTGAGGAATTGATGTCACTGAGGAATTGATGTCATCCGGGGCGATTCGATGGATGGTCCGGCAGGGATGATGACGATTCATCAGAAACAATGACCATTCAAGGATGGATTGGTTGAAGAGCCGTTCTTCGCGAATCGTTGCCACAAGTTTGCGAGACGAACGCTGTGCGACGAGAACAGCTCAGAGATAAAAATCGCTCTGAGACGACGACAAGGGATTGATCCGGTCAGCGCGGGCCACTGCGCGATTAAGCATGACGCTGCTGATCTGAATACGCAGTTTCGCTGAGCCACCAATTTTGGAATAGGGAATCTTCATGCGTCAAATTGGTCTGACCCTGCTGATCGTTGCGGGATTGGCTTCGCAGGTTTGGTCCAGCGACACCGCGACGCCCATTCTCGGACAGAAGGTTGCCGAGTTCACATTGAAGGATGCGCGTGGCAAGCCGTATTCGCTCAGCCAGTTTGCAACGAAGCCCATCGTCGTGCTGGCCGTCTTGGGGACCGAATGTCCGCTCGCCAAGCAGTACGCGATCAAACTGCAAAAGCTGGCCGAGCAGTACGAAGATCGTGGGGTGGTGGTTCTTGCCCTGGATGCCAACCGGCAGGATTCTCTCGTCGAAATCGCGGCGTTCGCCAAAACGAACTCGCTGACGTTCCCCATTCTCAAAGATTTGAATCAGCAGGTGGCCGACGCCATTGGCGCCACCCGAACACCCGAGGTCGTGGTGTTGGATGCGCAGCGCGTGGTGCGTTATCGCGGCCGTGTCGATGATCAATTCGCAGTGGGGGGGAAATCACGTAAGGTGGCCACGCGCGATGACCTGAAAATTGCCCTGGACGAATTGTTGAGCGGCAAGGTGGTCAGCGTTCCCGAAACCTCGGCCATCGGGTGCCTGATCGGTCGGGCTCGTGAAGCGAAAAATGATGCGACCGTGACCTATTCCAATCAGGTCGCTCGTGTCCTGCAGAAGCACTGTGTCGAGTGTCATCGTCCTGGTGAGATCGCGCCGTTCAGCCTGACGGACTATCAGGAAGTCGCGGGCTGGGCCGACATGATGGTGGAAGTCACAAGATCGCAGCAGATGCCTCCGTGGCATGCCTCGCCCGAGTTTGGTCATTTTGCCAATGAGCGGCGGATGGCGCCCGAAGAACTGCAGATCCTGCAGGATTGGGCCGCGGCGGGTGCGCCGGAAGGGAACCCGGCCGACCTCCCCGCTCCGAAAACCTATACCGAAGGCTGGCAGTTGCCACGTCAGCCGGACCACGTTGTCTGGATGTCGGACAAGACCTTCAAAGTTCCGGATACCGGTACCGTCAAGTACCAGTACTTTGCCGTCGATGCTGGTTTTGCGGAAGACAAATGGGTGACCGCCGCGGAAGTCATTCCGGGCAATCGTGCGGTGGTCCACCATGTCATCGTCTTCATGTCGACCGACGACAAGGTTTCTGATGAAGAGCGGCAGTTTGTGACGGCATATGTGCCCGGATTGCGAGTCACGCCGTTGCCCAAGGGGATGGCAAAGCGGGTGCCCAAAGGGGCCAAGTTCATCTTCCAGATGCACTACACTCCGAATGGCGTGGCGACCGAAGACCGGTCCCAAGTCGGTTTGATTTTTGCCGATTCCGCGGATATCCAGTACGAAGTCAAAACGGCCGTCAACGTCAATCGCCGTTTCAAGATCCAGCCGCAACTCGACAATCAAGCGTTCGATTCGCGCGAAGTCACGTTCCCGATTGACGTAAAACTGCTCTCGCTCTCACCGCATATGCACTTGCGAGGCAAATCGTTCCGCTATGAATTGACGCTGCCCGATGGCACCACGGAAACGCTGCTCGACGTACCGCACTATGATTTCAACTGGCAAACGGGATATCGATTAAGCGAGCCGCGGACATTGCCCAAGGGGGCGAAAATCAAAAGCTTCGCCGCATTCGACAACTCGCCAAACAACCTTGCGAATCCTGATCCCTCGAAAACCGTGACCTGGGGCGAGCAGTCCTGGGATGAGATGCTGCTAGGGTATTTCGACATCGCCATCGATCGAAAAACCAGTGACGCCATGGCCCAGACGGCAGCATCCGGAAGCAAACCTCGTGACCCTCAAGAGGTCGTCAAACGTGTCCTGCAGGCCGTCGATAAGAACAAGGACGGCAAGGTCACGCGCGATGAGATCGGACCCACACAAAAGCCGCTCTTCGACAAACTCGACACCGATAAAAACGACATCGTGACGCGCGAAGAAATCCTCAAGGGCCTGCCGGAACTGATGAAGCTGTTTCCGTTGCAGTTGTAAAAGACAGGCCTCAGTCTGACGGGGATCGAGGTGTTGATCTGGAGCGGGCCGTCACCATGATCGCTTTGGCTGACTGCACTGGCAATTCGCCGACTGCTTGGTTGGCGAATTGCTCCGCGTGTTCCCTGTTGTTCTCTCGTAACCAAGCTCCCGCTTGGTTACGCCGCAGCGATCTCATTTTTATGAGGGAGCACGTCTGCGGCCAATGGTCGCGTCGAGCGTTCTCTTAAGTCCCGCAGGAAATGTCACGGTTGGCTCCCAATTCGCAAGCATGCCTTCACGGCAACGCCGTGAAGGCATGCTTGCCACGGCAGCGATCGGAGGGTGTTGTACTAAAGGGGACTGGCACCTTGCGGAGTCAGTCCCCTTTAGTACAACACGCCGTTTGGCTTACCGCTCTGAAATTTCGCCGACGACTTTGTTGGCGAAATGTTCCGCTTCCGAGAGGTCGATAAATCCGTCCGCGTTTTGGTCCAGTTCGTCAAAACTGGTCAGCTCGCCAAGGAACTCGCCCTGCGAAACTTCACCGTCCCGATTCTTATCCATCTTGCGGAACCAGATCGGACCCAGCGGTTTCTCGGTCAGCTGTCCGGCGATATTCATCCCGGCCGGCATCGTGATTCCCCCGCCCAGGACATTCAACGTCCCGCGTGAGACCGTCAGTTGATACTGCAGTGGAATTTCATTTTCGGACAATTGCCCGTCATGATCGCGATCCCAAAGGGGCAGCTTTGCCGCAGCGGCCTGTAATTCACGGAACGACAGGCGGCGATCTCGGTCGGAGTCCAGGATTTCAAAAAGTGTCCGCCCCTGTTCGGTCACGGTCAGGATGGTACGGCTGCGAGCCGCATCGAAACGCATCTTGAAATAAGGCACTGCCTCGTCCAAAAACAGCTTACCGTTTTGATCGGTGTCCAGACTCTGGAATGTGGCGCCAAGGAATAATGCTTCGTTGGCCTCGGTACGTTCGAGATACCCATTGTTATCTTGATCGAGCATCCTCCACAGCGGTTTGAGAAACGGTTCGATCGTGGTGGCGTCGTCAAATCGTTGGCGGTTGATGCTGAGTTGCGTCGATCCCAGGTTGACGTTCACCGCACCGTCCGAGGTGATGACAATTCTGTCGTTCAGTTCAAGGC from the Schlesneria paludicola DSM 18645 genome contains:
- a CDS encoding regulator of G-protein signaling domain-containing protein, with the translated sequence MNRDIAGLETLMTLPGIGIPELLFMVPLAIVILTFWIVVVAVILRIVGYKPSVATVNVSDLALPYLRDAVRTIGRFAIAPTGVILLFVLLNQNANWNWQSLSIFDQGYDILRPPAERANITTTALNVTAMPVSNSTANRPAWTQQSEETTPEMKRVVLSSRLWSTPLEADNELRVKVTQMLRADFDQRHHSWLDPKALRCLSESRIVEVAVKDRYLEGVEQDFGTFSSPMNRLWWQVEISPIVRTELYEDWRQAVVQNRVFALGAGLSFATMGFSALGMFAALHGLTRSRRLQFFGALAGITAVLLWCGTFLSLTALLMK
- a CDS encoding serine/threonine protein kinase, which encodes MRFQSHHTLTFLADRMRFTYHTGARPLAGYTIQRGIHRGGFGEVYFAHSDAGKEVALKLLHHEERDVEIRGVTQCLNLKHPNLVSLYDLKTDSLGDRWIVMEYVSGSSLEDVLVSFPNGLPPDEVRDWLKGLVAGVAYLHERGIVHRDLKPANVYRENGIVKIGDVGLSKRIDSDRQRLQTQSVGTVYYMAPEVANGQYGPGVDVYSLGVMLYELITGKLPFQGETTAEILMKHLTVQPDLTPIPKSLRPVLARALEKDPGKRTSTVRALERDFANAQGSPDPLEIPASSFVPSIAARTSVDPTVNAAATNSSSRTIPALDQQNHALPASSEWYRRPPIILILAALALLFSLRIAVINSDMLKSALRQQSVSSIAMMLALITVSALVVRRAIRPSHPINNGRPSFAPPLARNALKTPPPLNRSGTTTGHSAIEISDVARRCGAAALIATAVSLTACLMLEIIKTSSPTPTKEHVAHFVATTIVCSWLLLISQSVADRWGWKKRARWRVRVIAGLMCGTFAFFVDRFLLISTPETAFISKSLVKSVGSQPLTVAGTESTWLGYALFFAILFGLRRWSREMDFHRRHRIQIYPVFAAALTAFLASVIISFPQWYAILWAGAISTTVQLATDYRPFEKRSRPGSMR
- a CDS encoding redoxin domain-containing protein; this translates as MRQIGLTLLIVAGLASQVWSSDTATPILGQKVAEFTLKDARGKPYSLSQFATKPIVVLAVLGTECPLAKQYAIKLQKLAEQYEDRGVVVLALDANRQDSLVEIAAFAKTNSLTFPILKDLNQQVADAIGATRTPEVVVLDAQRVVRYRGRVDDQFAVGGKSRKVATRDDLKIALDELLSGKVVSVPETSAIGCLIGRAREAKNDATVTYSNQVARVLQKHCVECHRPGEIAPFSLTDYQEVAGWADMMVEVTRSQQMPPWHASPEFGHFANERRMAPEELQILQDWAAAGAPEGNPADLPAPKTYTEGWQLPRQPDHVVWMSDKTFKVPDTGTVKYQYFAVDAGFAEDKWVTAAEVIPGNRAVVHHVIVFMSTDDKVSDEERQFVTAYVPGLRVTPLPKGMAKRVPKGAKFIFQMHYTPNGVATEDRSQVGLIFADSADIQYEVKTAVNVNRRFKIQPQLDNQAFDSREVTFPIDVKLLSLSPHMHLRGKSFRYELTLPDGTTETLLDVPHYDFNWQTGYRLSEPRTLPKGAKIKSFAAFDNSPNNLANPDPSKTVTWGEQSWDEMLLGYFDIAIDRKTSDAMAQTAASGSKPRDPQEVVKRVLQAVDKNKDGKVTRDEIGPTQKPLFDKLDTDKNDIVTREEILKGLPELMKLFPLQL